In Cicer arietinum cultivar CDC Frontier isolate Library 1 chromosome 7, Cicar.CDCFrontier_v2.0, whole genome shotgun sequence, the genomic window AACATAACCaagtacaaaaaatattttgtgtcTCTTTCCTTATTGATTTGTTCTTTCTATCATTTTCTTAACAGACTAATACAACATCAATGAAAAGTATAATCTTTCTTCAGCTCAACCGATTAATACAACATCAACGTTTTAGACCTAACTCAACCACACAAAACCAATTTGTAAGGTGAAAATCGCCTAAGctttataagttttatttagGCCTTATTTCTAACTAATGTGCAGTTTGGACTTTACTGTCCCAATACactaaacaaaatgaaaaactaGTTTGTGCAAAACAGAACTTGTTCTATGAaatgcaatccaacatgttaatGGTTCACAAGATAGAATTTTAATAGTAACTTTAGTTTACCTCTCTTGTTCGAGAAATTCCTCCATCTTCAAGGACTATTGGAACTTGCtgcaaaagaaaattgaaaacaaagaaaaaggaaTTCAGAAAAATGCAAAACATGGTATTCTTCAAACCAATAAAGAAAATCTTGTAGCTTTTCCTatttcatctataaaaaataaacaagaagCAAGATCATATAACTCACCTGTGGTTGCCATCCTAATTCATCTGGACAGCGGAAAGTGGCTTCATTTGCTGCCAACCGTTCAACGGCAAACCTTACAGCTCCACTATTCACTCCTAAGTGAAGCTGAAAAATAAATTCATGAGAAGTTCTGTTATCAAAATCATCAAGGAAATATGATTATATCATTAACATGCATTTCTGATTCACAGTATCTTTTATTCAATATCTACCAAGCATTGGTTTCCCACGctgatatataaatattatcttATAATTAACAAGGAGCATATAACAAGAGAACCTAGAAACGAAACGAAAATGGAGAGAAACAATATAACACTAAACAAAGTGTCGATTGCATAATTGTTTGGTGCGAGTTTATTTCTTCTCAATCTTCATTCATATAATGTGTTACAATGCCTAGCAGCAACTGCAGGATATTAATGTGATGATGGAAACAAAATGCTACAGATTACATGACACGAAAACTAAATTTCCAATGCAATTCAATGTTTCCACCAAAAATGTGGCGAAAATGACTAGTGCGACAAACAATCTTCAAGTCTAATAGATGGTAATGTGCTGCAAATGCATACTTCATTAAGATTATGTTAAGACATAATTATGACATTCTAAAGCAAATCTTTTTGTTTTCCAAAACTTTTGCTAGTTAGTTACTTTCCAAAGACTGGATAAAAGGAAACGGTTGTATTAGGCAGTCGATAGCCAACGTAAAACTTAATCGAATCTTTATCTATGACATGGATCAAATGAGCAAGAGTCGTTGCATCACTACTAATGCAGTGAAAAATAAGATTAATGAGTTGGATAAAGATATACTATATGACATAATATTAAAACTTTGTTTGATTCATGTAGTTGACCCTACTTAATGGGATAAGGCTTGGTTATTCTTGTTGAGTGCTAGTTACTGTCCAAAGTAACTGGCCATAATTCCTTAACttatatatttacaattttaaaggAAGGCAGTATCATGATCAAATATCAACAATTAAACTAAGATCAAATATATtacaagaaattaaattgaataagaGAAAACTAACCCACACAACATTTTCATTGCTCTTTGAATCTGTTTTAGAAACAACAGATTCCATGGTCTGATATAACTGAGGAAGTGCACCATCACCAGCCACATCAAGCACAGTGCAGCTTCCAAGAGTAACACCAGCTGGAAGACCTTTCCTTTCAACATAATCCTTCAGATTACTAACAATAGCTTCTGTAGGATTTATAGGAACTCCTTGAAACTTCTTAAACCCAGTTACATGAACTGTTACGGCCTTTAGCCCTTCAGATCCCATTTCCTCGTTCTGAATTCTAATGCAGTTCCCAATTTTCGATAAACTGTATTTAACAATTTCCCTTCTTATTATATGTCTTTCTCTAGAAAACAATAATTAACCTGCATCAAACTATATCCAACTTTAACCAATGTTTTTCCAACAAAtgtctaaataaattttgtcaTATGATGCACAGAGACAGACATAACACTGACATTGATTCTTCGACacttataataatttgataaaattgagtACTAATGTAACCACATGTGTTGTGTACGTGTCAGTCGTCGACACGTGCCGAACACTAGATACGTCTTTGATCTAAAGTATAAGTACTACATACATACTTATATAATTGGTGATTGTCAAAAACCTTAAAAAGCATAATACATAACAAAGTCACACTCTAATATACTGCTATTACTCCTCAAAATAGGTTAGCGCGGGTTCGGTTTTTGAGGTtaccaaaattgattttgtttaaaactaaGTTGAATGCAAAGTAATTTATGTTTGGATACATTCACGTAAAAGTTAATTGAACAATTGATTTAAGCCTAAACATCAATTCTAGAGACAAAAACTTTAAATTCTGATTTcaagtttgaaaaattattaatgcaAAATCAACTCTAATGAAACTCATCcaaacatgtcaaaatcaattaatacacctaaaatcaattttacatcatcaaaattgaaacaaacacacacacTTCAATAATTGAAGAACAACTCAAGACAGAAGCTCTGTCATAAGCAGCAGCAACAACATACATACAGCTTATTTTTCAAGCTGATTTCAAAAAATCACTATCTTATAATAATTAGACAAAAACCAAAAGTATATaacataatttacaaaaatgaatgaaaacatAAACAAGCACAAATATAAGTACGGAACTCAAATAGAACAAAAACAACATGAAAAGCAGAGACGAAAGGATACCTGGGAATTCACGCAAGTGTAAATGTTTGTGACAACTTCTTTGGTTggatgatttttatttttatttttaaaaaataaaaaataaataaaagcataACTTGCGGTAGCGTCCTTTGACTCTTCAATTGGGGTGATGAGTGTGTAAATGTGAAAAAATGCCACTGGTTATATTACGATATTACAGAAATGCCACTGTCGTGGTTCTCGTGTGATTAGTATAATGCGAGTGACAGCGGGAGAATGCGTCATTGGACGGTGACCGAACTGTGTTTCACTTTTTTTTCGTATCAAAATTGACAAACTTTGCTTTAAGCATCATTCCGTTCCCACCCAACGAGAAAAAGTTAACAAAGACAGTTAATTCATTAAGgattttttgcaaaaatactttgttaattattttattcactAAATATTACTCTAGTGGTTAATAATTACTTAGGAGAAGGAAAAATCTTAGAATTTGGGGATCGAATTTTGGATCTCTTCTTTCGTGAAATTTTCAACGTTTCAATGTTTATCATTGAACTATATAGTGTGTGGGATTCATGTTTTTGACAATAAAATGTTATATTCACATAACACAAACACCCCTTTAGTATAAAAGCAAACATTAACctctcttatttaattttacaagCGACAAATTAATATCTCCTTTCTCTATTAACATTGTCTGCCATATGTTAAACccgttaaataaaaaattagattacATTAGTGAAAATACAACAATATATactttaaattttcatatatttattaaacacACTATTCtatctttatctctttttctATTACattgtcaatatatttttaattttaattaattttctttaatatttcTAACTGCAAGGTAATGGTTTGAAGTTAGGGGAAATTAGTGTTTTCATACAATTAAAGGGGTATGAGTATTATTTGAAGATATCTCATAAAAGAtataaatgcaatttttttttttaatttagggaAATACTAAGAGTGTGATTGGTGTTGGGTTTTGCGGAAAAAAAGCAAGAAGAAAGAACTAAGTGAGTGAGAGAGAGTATGAGACGATAGAACACTTCTACCGGATCTCTATTTTTTCCAGTCGTCTCAACCTATTTGATGCGCTCAATATTTCTCATCTACTCTGCACTAGATTGACTCTTAGAGAGAAGAGTTGCATGAGTTGCACAAACTTCATTCATAGCTTAAGAAtctcatataaataaataaattcaaaaaaaaaaaaaaatttacctatCCGTACGTTAAAGATAAcgtaataacaaataattaattacatatataaattaaatttaaaaaaccatACATCAGCATTTTTTGCACatcttaaaaattgagataTCACATATCGTTAATAAGACAAAATAGATAAATcaaaactatatttattttagtcgGTTTAAATAACTAAGTCATTTCTGtttaaatttaaagtaaatgagttataattattattattattattattattattattattgttattattattattattattattacattcaACGTCAAAAAATGGAAGGAGTTTGAGGAGTAAAAGATAAGAGTTGAAGGtgaatgagaaaataaatactaatatactaacatttgatttgatttatgtATGTGTCAAGTAACCTCTGCTCTATTATGAAAAAATAGCCTTTTGATACGAGAAGTCCTCTGCTAAGGTTTCTGCAAGAAGAGCATGGAGTATGAGACGATAGAACACTTCTACCGGATCTCTATTTTTTCCAGTCGTCTCAACCTATTTGATGCGCTCAATATTTCTCATCTACTCTGCACTAGATTGACTCTTAGAGAGAAGAGTTGCATGAGTTGCACAAACTTCATTCATAGCTTAAGAAtctcatataaataaataaattcaaaaaaaaaaaaaaatttacctatCCGTACGTTAAAGATAAcgtaataacaaataattaattacatatataaattaaatttaaaaaaccatACATCAGCATTTTTTGCACatcttaaaaattgagataTCACATATCGTTAATAAGACAAAATAGATAAATcaaaactatatttattttagtcgGTTTAAATAACTAAGTCATTTCTGtttaaatttaaagtaaatgagttataattattattattattattattattattattattgttattattattattattattattacattcaACGTCAAAAAATGGAAGGAGTTTGAGGAGTAAAAGATAAGAGTTGAAGGtgaatgagaaaataaatactaatatactaacatttgatttgatttatgtATGTGTCAAGTAACCTCTGCTCTATTATGAAAAAATAGCCTTTTGATACGAGAAGTCCTCTGCTAAGGTTTCTGCAAGAAGAGCATGAAAACCACACAAAAGAAGCATAATACGAAGAAGGCTAAACGGGGATCAAGGCTCACAACAACTCTGGTTAACTATTCATACATGTATAAAAAATTCCCAAAGGAGGTACATAAAAGTGAACCACAATCTAATCGTTATTCCTTGTTGGGATCCGAAGGAATGGACCTAGGAAACAACGATTCAGTATAACATCATTACTAATTTACTatgaggaagaaaaaaaatgagagagaaTTGTGTTTTAAAACTTTTTGCTATGCTAAATCCATTTGTGTTAATTAGTTTGCTTTAATTAAGGAATAATTGACCTATTCTTATGGGTTTTTAGTTAGAGTCAAATTATGTTGCAGTCATTAGTTAAGCTGCAGATCATGTCCTTTATTTTTGGAGAGTTAGTTTTGTTAAGTCCTATAAAAGGGCACTTGagattgattaataaaattatcattttggtGCTATTTGGAAATTATTGAGCTTAATTtcacaattggtatcagagcaaagTGATCCTGGTTATTTGAGAGAGAAAACATGAGCGACGATAAAACACTCACAAGAATTCCCCACTTTGATGGTCATTATGATCATTGGAGTGAATTGATGGAAAATCTTCTGCGAGCAAAAGGCTTATGGAGTTTGATTGCCGAGGGCTACACGGTGCCAGCAAAAGGAGTTGAGGTAACTGTTGACGAGCAAAAAAAATTGGAGGATCTCAAGTTAAAAGATCATCAGGTGAAGCACTACCTATTCCAGGCGATTGATCAGACAGTGTTTGAACAGATCTTGGATCGTCGAACATCCAAGATTGTTTGGGATTCAATGAAGAGGAAGTTTGGAGGAAATGAGAGGGTGAAGAGGTCTCTTCTCAATACTTTGAGGAGAGAATTCGAGGTCCTTGCCATGAAGACGAACGAAAAAATTGACGATTATTGTGCAAGAGTAACGACAGTTTCCAACAAAATGAGGAGCAATGGGGAAGACATGCCAGATTCAAAGATCGTTGAGAAGATTCTTCGAACACTGACAGAAAAATTCACATATGTGGTGGTTTCTATTGAGGAATCCAACGACACAGGAAGTATGTCTATTGATGAGCTGCAAAGCTCTTTGGCTGTTCATGAGCAAAAGTTTAGGAAAACCAGTTATGGAGAGGAAGATCAAGCTCTCAATGTCCGAGGCAGAGGTGGAGGTTCCTACAGAGGCAGAGGTAGGGGTAGAGGGCGATCTTTCAACAAGGCGTCAGTCGAGTGCTATAAATGTCACAACTTAGGACATTTTCAGTATGAGTGCCCAAAATGGAACAAAGAAGCTCACTATGCAGAGgtggaggaagaagatgaagttctACTCATGGCATATGTGGAACTTCAAGGAGAAAAGCAAAATGATGCCTGGTTTGTGGACTCTGGATGCTCAAATCACATGTGCGGAGATCGAGGTATGTTCTCAAGCTTGGATACTACTTTCTCTCATACTGTCAAGCTTGGGAATAATCACAAATTGATTGTCAATGGTAAAGGTGTGGTGAAAATTATGCTTAAGGGAATAAGTTATATGATGAGTGATGTGTATTATGTTCCTGAGCTAAGGAACAACTTACTTAGTGTTGGACAACTTCAGGAGAAGGGATTAGATGTGTTATTTAAGGGAGGAGTACGTAGCACATGTAGTATATTTCACCCTACGAAAGGAAAAATAGCCGAGTCTGTTATGAGTGCAAATCGAATGTATGTTTTACTTGCTGAATCTTGTAGTAAGACAAATGAAGAAAAATGCTTTCAGGTTGATGTCTCAGACAAAGCAAAATTGTGGCATCATCGATATGGGCATCTTGGCTACAAGGGTCTTCTCACCTTGCAAAAGAAGGAGATGGTCATCGGTTTACCAGAAATTGGACAAGCAAAGACTATTTGTGAGTCATGTATGAAGGGGAAGCAACACCGAGGACCGTTTCCAAAGAAGAGTACGTGGAGAGCAATTGAGAGACTGCAGCTCATCCATTCTGACCTATGTGGTCCGATTACGCCTTCATCAAACAGCCACAAGAGGTACCTGATAagttttattgatgatttttctagGAAAGCCTGGATATATTTTGTACTAGAGAAATCagaaactttttattatttcaaactaTTCAAAACACTTGTAGAAAAACAAACATGCATGTTTGTCAAGTGTTTAAGAATAGATAGAGGGGGATAATACAATTCTGGAGAATTCAAGGAGTATTGCAAGGAACATGGGATCAAAAGGCAGCTGACCACCTCTTACACCCCTCAGTAAAACGGAGTTGTTGAGCGCAAGAATCGAACCATTATCAACATGGTTAGAGTTGTTTTAACAGAGAATGGAGTTCCAAAAATGTTCTGGCCAGAAGCTGTGCAATGGGCAAGCCATGTTCTTAACAGATCTCCTACATTGGCTGTGAAAGACATGACACCTGAAGAAGCGTGGAGTGGTGAAAAGCCTTCTGTAGAACACTTTAGAATATTTGGGTGTATAGGACATGTTCACGTTCCAGATGTGAAAAGAACCAAACTTGATAAGAGCGTGAAATGTGTTTTTCTAGGCTTCAGCAGTGAGTCCAAAGCATTCAGAATGTTTGATCCAATCAAAGAGAAGATTCATATCAGTTGAGATGTGATATTTGAAGAAGACAAAACGTGGAATTGGGATACTAATTACTCTACTGAGAAGTTAATGGAGCTTGAATGGAAAGATGAATATGATAGTGATATGAATAAGGAAGTGGAAGTAGAAGAAGAGAATGGGAACCAAAATGATGAAAACACTCATCAACCAGAGGTCACACCAAGGGAAGGTAGAGTGAGACAACCACCAATATGGGCGGCTGATTACACCTCAGGAGAAGGATTATCAGATGTAGAGGATGAGGCAAATCTTGCAAAAGTTCACAATTTTGATATTGATAATCTTGCATTCATGGTCATTTCAGATCCCACAAGTTTTCAAGAGGCAGTCAAGCACCCAAAATGGAGACATGCAATGGATGCAGAAATAAAGTCTATTGAAAGGAATCAGACATGGGCTCTGACTTTGCTTCCAACAGGAGCCAAAACAATTGTTGTGAAATGGATTTATAAAACCAAACTCAATGAATTGGGGGAGGTGGATAAATTCAAAGCTAGACTGGTTGTGAAAGGTTATTCACAGCAGTATGAGGTGGACTACACAGAAGTGTTTGCACCTGTGGCACGAATGGATACCGTGAGGAATGATTATGCCTTGGCTGCACAAAGAGGATGGAAACTCCATCAGTTGGATGTAAAGTCTGCATTTTTACACGGAAAATTGGAGGAAAGAAGTGATACAAAGAGCTGATGGAATATTCATATGCCAAAGAAAGTATGCTACTAAAGTGATCGACAGATTTGGAATGCAAGACTACAACTCTGTTTGCAATCCAATTGTTCCTGGACAAAAGATTGGTCGAGACGAAGATGGTGTGACAATCGACTCAACTTTATATAAACAAATGGTGGGCAGCTTAATGTATCTCACAGCAACGCGTCCTGATTTGATGTTCGTGGTCAGTCTCATTAGCAGATTTATGGCAAGTCCCACTCAGTTACATTATGCAGCGGTAAAGAGAATCATGCGGTATTTGAAGGGAACAATAAACTATGGTATTTGGTACAAACAGGGAGAAAGAAGTGATCTTGTAGCTTATACTGACAGCGATTATGCAGGAGATATTGATGATAGTAAAAGTACATCAGGCGAGGAGCTGTAGCATGGTCCTCCCGAAAACAACCTATTGTGACTCTTTCTACCACTGAAGCAGAATATGTAGCAGCAGCTACCTGTGCGTGTCAAGCTATTTGGATGAGAAGAATATTGGAGGAAATCAGTTATGCACAAGCTGGAAAAATGGCGATGTTATGCGATAACACATCTACTATTAAACTGTCCAAGAACTCGGTCATGCATGGACGGTCTAAGCACATAAGAGTTTGATATCATTTTCTAAGGGACTTAACCAAAGAAGGTGTCATCGAATTGGTTTATTGCAGCACAAAAATGCAGCTAGCAGACATGATGACAAAGGCGTTAAAGTTGGCATCATTTCAGAAGATTCGAGAAGCACTTGGGATGAGCGTTGGTGAACTGAACTCTTCAGAGAGCTAAGTTCAAGGGAGGGATTGTTAATTAGTTTGCTTTAATTAAGGAATAATTGACCTATTCTTATGGGTTTTTAGTTAGAGTCAAATTCTGTTGTAGTCATTAGTTAAGCTGCAGATCATGTCCTTTATTTTTGGAGAGTTAGTTTTGTTAAGTCCTATAAAAGGGCACTTGagattgattaataaaattatcattttggtGCTATTTGGAAATTATTGAGCTTAATTTCACAATTTGACCTAAGTTATATTACATACATAGACAAAGTGTTTAAACACTTAAATATGCATTAttccaataaatatttattgtctatgtcaaattgtatatatatatatgagatatTATCCCCTTATACCACGAAGAGATGGGTCATATAAATAGATTCAATATAATTATACTATTGGATCTACTATGTATGTGATGTTATGTTATAAACTAAATATATCTATATTGCTACCAAGAATACTCTTAAATAACTTAGAAGAACCTAAGAATTTATTCTTAGCCTATGATGGTGAAGAACTCAATATCATAGTCCaaatttgtgttttgtttaAATGATTATGTTGTGTGTTGGAAGAGCTCAAAGCATGAGACAATTTACCATTTTCTGGAAGAATTTAAGTAAACTTATTTCTTCGATGCAACACATTAGGTTATTTGGATCAAAAAGTTCATCGTTGAGTTtgatacaattttataaattaactcatttactttgtgaaaatattttctgttttcattttttaaatttgtgtgtAAATTTTACTTGTTAATAAGAAGGTAAGAGACATTTTAAAGTAAACAATTGTCTACAtttctaaaaacaataaattgtcaaaaaaataattttaatatttaaggaAATGTGTTTTTATGAACTAACATTTTATCTTCTCTCTATGATAATAGTTAACTTAAAAGAGTTTTTCACTAAggtaaaataaacacaaaatttagaaaatgaaaatgaaaaaatatttcacaaaataACTGAgtcctaaatttattattatttcaaaaaggcaatatatatatatatatgtatatatatatatatatatatatatatataagtgatCACTCCACCATAAACTAAAATCAAACGTGAACATCTTTGACTTTGCTTTAATCCAAGATCAAGATGAGAGTTTAATCCGTTTTACAGTTTGGCGTAAGGAATTTTTTCTGTTGAGAAGTGCTCTCTATCCAAATTGATCACATAGATCATCCAAATAACTTGAAAGTGTGGccttgattttgtttttgttaaactTGAGAAAACCCTTAAATATATTGTTGAGCATGAGGAACTACATCACAATGTAAATCACTTTGAACACCCAATCAAGTTAAGATACGTGATTACATGTTGTTGGAGAGTTGACATTGAAAATACAAACGCACTATTGATTCTTCATTCTCACAACCACCATTACACAATAAATTATGATTGTTCAATACTCCATGTCTAGACAAATTTTCCTATGTTGGGAGTCGATTAACTACAAGAGGCCACTCAAAAAGAGACACTTTAAGATGAAACTCCACGTATAGACAAAAATTTCTACATTGAGAGTCAAATAACCACAAGAGACCACTCAAAAAGAGACACTTTAAGACAAagcattttatttcaaataaatttcataGAAGAGTCCGCTATACTAGCACCCTCTACCACCTCATTCCCAACATCGCTATGCATTGTCGCAATAGTCCCTAGatgaaacataaatattttaaagtccctgaattaatattttgtttgtcaTTTATGTCTCTGCCATAAacttt contains:
- the LOC105852506 gene encoding uncharacterized protein → MGSEGLKAVTVHVTGFKKFQGVPINPTEAIVSNLKDYVERKGLPAGVTLGSCTVLDVAGDGALPQLYQTMESVVSKTDSKSNENVVWLHLGVNSGAVRFAVERLAANEATFRCPDELGWQPQQVPIVLEDGGISRTRETSLSVDAILKFLKKGREYDVTISNDAGRFVCNYVYYHSLRFAEQKGNKSLFVHVPLFSRIDEETQMGFTASLLEAIASAC